A single window of Acidobacteriota bacterium DNA harbors:
- a CDS encoding YigZ family protein, which yields MDDRFLIIARETKTEIKVKGSRFIGESCLVSSSEKAAARLEEIRRREFSATHHCYAWLTGAPGEQAFRYSDDGEPNGTAGKPIYNVITGSGVTNVLVVVTRYFGGTKLGTGGLARAYTETARAVMDLSGVRERYVCRHYRADLDLSLYDRLQKLLHRLEARIEDTDFSDHVSVRLEIRRSRVDELVASFNELTAGKGRIEETTPD from the coding sequence ATGGACGACCGTTTTCTGATAATAGCCCGGGAGACAAAAACCGAGATCAAAGTGAAGGGCTCGAGGTTCATAGGCGAATCCTGCCTCGTGTCCTCTTCCGAGAAGGCGGCAGCCAGGCTGGAGGAAATCCGCAGGCGCGAATTTTCCGCCACTCATCACTGTTACGCCTGGCTGACGGGCGCACCGGGTGAACAGGCGTTCCGATATTCCGACGACGGCGAGCCGAACGGTACCGCCGGCAAACCGATATACAACGTGATTACGGGCAGCGGCGTTACCAATGTGCTCGTTGTCGTTACCAGGTACTTCGGCGGCACCAAGCTCGGTACCGGCGGGCTGGCCAGAGCCTACACGGAGACGGCCAGGGCCGTGATGGACCTCTCGGGCGTTCGTGAACGGTACGTCTGCCGGCACTACCGCGCTGATCTCGACTTGTCTCTGTACGACCGTTTGCAGAAACTGCTGCATCGTCTCGAGGCACGGATAGAGGATACCGATTTTTCTGACCACGTGAGCGTCCGCCTTGAAATCCGCCGCAGCCGGGTGGATGAACTGGTGGCCTCGTTCAACGAACTGACTGCGGGAAAAGGACGGATTGAGGAAACCACGCCGGACTGA
- a CDS encoding PfkB family carbohydrate kinase yields MRKPRRTETIDCLGIGIMPLDLLFSVDTYPRAGSKIDGRGLCIQGGGPVPNVMIALKRMGHSAALITAVADDLVGRLGLEDLGKEGVDHRFVVFKRGSSDTAVGVVETPGGRRTMVLNRIIHLTPRDITPLRYPIPRIVHLDGRDLKACIKLARWGIRVGATITFDIGSVRNDVSPIFPLVDHLVVADSYAFPFTGARSARQAIQRLRRHCPGSIVVTEGIKGSTGFENGAYVRRPAFRVKNVDTTGAGDAFHAGYIYGLLQGFTMSERLKFGSATAAQKCTRMGARAGLPTAAQVARFLKKGPPTYA; encoded by the coding sequence TTGAGGAAACCACGCCGGACTGAAACCATAGACTGCCTGGGCATCGGCATCATGCCCCTGGACCTGCTGTTCAGCGTCGATACCTATCCGCGAGCGGGCAGCAAGATTGACGGCCGGGGGCTGTGTATCCAGGGGGGCGGGCCGGTACCCAACGTGATGATCGCCCTGAAACGCATGGGCCACAGCGCCGCGCTGATTACGGCCGTGGCCGATGACCTGGTGGGCAGGCTGGGCCTTGAGGACCTTGGGAAAGAGGGCGTCGATCACCGCTTCGTGGTGTTCAAGAGAGGGTCGTCCGATACCGCCGTCGGCGTCGTCGAGACCCCCGGCGGCCGCCGCACGATGGTGCTCAATCGAATAATCCATTTGACGCCTCGCGACATTACGCCGCTGCGCTATCCCATCCCGCGGATAGTCCACCTGGACGGTCGCGATCTGAAAGCCTGCATCAAGCTGGCCCGATGGGGAATACGCGTGGGCGCAACCATCACCTTCGACATCGGCTCAGTCCGAAACGACGTCTCACCGATCTTCCCTTTGGTCGATCACCTCGTGGTCGCCGACAGCTATGCCTTCCCGTTCACCGGCGCCCGTTCGGCCCGGCAGGCAATCCAAAGGCTGCGGCGCCACTGCCCGGGGAGCATTGTCGTCACTGAGGGAATCAAGGGATCGACCGGCTTTGAGAACGGCGCGTATGTCCGTCGACCGGCCTTCAGGGTGAAGAACGTCGATACGACGGGAGCCGGAGACGCCTTCCACGCCGGTTACATTTACGGATTGCTTCAGGGTTTCACGATGTCCGAGCGCCTGAAGTTCGGATCCGCCACGGCGGCGCAGAAGTGCACCCGCATGGGTGCGCGGGCCGGCCTTCCCACGGCGGCACAGGTTGCCCGATTCCTGAAGAAAGGTCCGCCCACCTATGCTTGA
- a CDS encoding macro domain-containing protein — protein MPIKLEVVKGDITAADTEAIVNAANNEFWMGSGVAGAIKRHGGQVIEEEAMHKGPVMPGEAVYTGAGRLRFKYVIHAAVMGQDLRTSDRLIRRATIAALSLAEKLGLKSLALPAFGTGVGGFPMKACANIMVKAVRGFESQVVNLQRVQFCLFDDTGYRLFLQVVQGESHSEDAR, from the coding sequence GTGCCGATCAAGCTTGAAGTCGTAAAAGGCGACATCACGGCGGCGGATACGGAGGCAATAGTCAATGCCGCTAACAACGAATTCTGGATGGGTTCAGGCGTGGCCGGCGCCATCAAGCGCCACGGCGGGCAGGTGATTGAAGAGGAAGCCATGCACAAGGGGCCGGTAATGCCGGGCGAGGCCGTCTATACGGGCGCCGGCAGACTGCGCTTTAAGTACGTCATCCACGCGGCCGTCATGGGCCAGGATCTTCGCACCAGCGACCGGCTGATCCGCCGGGCGACAATCGCCGCACTGAGCCTGGCCGAAAAACTCGGACTCAAGTCACTGGCCCTGCCGGCCTTTGGCACCGGTGTCGGCGGTTTTCCCATGAAGGCCTGCGCCAACATCATGGTAAAGGCAGTACGAGGGTTTGAGTCGCAGGTGGTCAACTTGCAACGCGTTCAGTTTTGCCTGTTCGACGACACGGGCTACAGGCTTTTTCTGCAGGTCGTGCAGGGGGAATCGCATTCTGAGGACGCCCGGTAA
- a CDS encoding phosphatase PAP2 family protein, whose protein sequence is MLEFLAEIDRVVFLFVNLTLANPVTDFLMPIVTSDTLLKVLYGTVVLAMLIKGDRKLRWLVVASGLTLLLSDQVSAGLLKPAIGRLRPCHTMTVVHLLVGCGGGKAMPSAHAANVFAQATLFGYHYPRARTYLFSFAALVAISRVFVGVHYPGDVLAGAVLGTAIGLILARAFRTFYRRVLRSADQA, encoded by the coding sequence ATGCTTGAGTTCCTGGCCGAAATTGACCGGGTCGTCTTTCTCTTTGTCAACCTCACTCTGGCTAACCCGGTCACTGACTTTCTCATGCCGATTGTTACGTCTGATACGCTCCTGAAGGTTCTTTACGGCACGGTCGTGCTCGCCATGCTGATCAAGGGAGACCGCAAACTCAGGTGGCTAGTGGTGGCGTCAGGGCTGACACTTCTGCTGTCAGACCAGGTGTCGGCCGGTCTTCTGAAACCCGCCATCGGGCGGCTGCGTCCCTGTCATACGATGACGGTCGTCCACTTGCTAGTCGGCTGCGGGGGAGGCAAGGCCATGCCGTCGGCCCACGCCGCCAACGTGTTCGCCCAGGCGACGCTCTTTGGATATCATTACCCCCGGGCGCGCACCTACCTGTTCTCCTTCGCGGCCCTGGTGGCGATCAGCCGGGTGTTTGTCGGCGTCCACTATCCCGGCGACGTGCTGGCGGGCGCCGTTCTGGGAACTGCCATCGGGCTGATCCTGGCCCGCGCCTTTCGAACGTTCTACAGGAGGGTTCTGCGAAGTGCCGATCAAGCTTGA
- a CDS encoding DNA-processing protein DprA, which produces MVDTSQYPIAAQLLALCKLAGVTPRMFEALFRHLGPPERILKAASASILELDGMTAEAAKRISSALNRLDEAQSLLDNLASRDISVASRFTDGYPPLLFELNDPPPLLFVRGRLTSPDKRSVAVIGAEVATNEGIQMATRLAKRFAEEGVQMISSLSGGIDFAAHLGCKSATGESFAVLDVGFDQLGGDEAMRLAIDIAQAGGVISEHLPDEKPNLQAMAQANRVLIGLAQAVVVPEMYADSARALDIVTCCNQIGKLTFFMVDPELGPLADEESLSHAVQSGAIPIEGYDRLDEIIKALV; this is translated from the coding sequence ATGGTTGATACGTCGCAGTATCCAATAGCCGCGCAGTTGCTCGCTCTGTGCAAACTGGCGGGCGTGACACCGCGCATGTTCGAGGCGCTCTTCCGGCATCTCGGTCCCCCCGAGCGCATCCTCAAGGCCGCTTCGGCCTCGATCCTTGAACTCGACGGCATGACCGCAGAAGCGGCCAAGAGAATCTCCTCGGCGTTGAACCGCCTTGATGAGGCTCAATCGCTCTTGGACAACCTCGCGTCCCGGGACATATCGGTCGCGAGCCGGTTTACCGATGGCTACCCGCCGTTGCTGTTCGAGTTGAACGACCCCCCGCCCCTGCTGTTTGTTCGCGGCCGTCTGACTTCACCGGATAAGCGGTCCGTGGCCGTCATCGGCGCCGAGGTGGCAACCAACGAGGGTATCCAGATGGCGACGCGACTGGCCAAACGGTTTGCCGAGGAAGGTGTCCAGATGATTTCATCGCTGTCCGGCGGCATCGACTTTGCCGCCCATCTTGGATGCAAATCGGCGACCGGGGAATCCTTCGCGGTCCTCGACGTCGGCTTCGATCAACTCGGCGGCGACGAGGCCATGCGGCTGGCTATCGACATCGCTCAGGCGGGCGGTGTGATCAGCGAGCACCTTCCCGACGAAAAGCCGAACTTGCAGGCCATGGCCCAGGCCAACCGGGTTCTGATCGGTCTGGCCCAGGCGGTCGTGGTCCCGGAGATGTACGCCGATTCGGCCCGGGCGCTCGATATTGTAACCTGCTGCAACCAGATAGGCAAGTTGACCTTCTTCATGGTCGACCCTGAACTGGGTCCCCTGGCCGACGAAGAGAGCCTCTCGCACGCCGTTCAAAGCGGCGCCATCCCGATTGAAGGATACGATCGCCTTGACGAAATCATCAAGGCCCTGGTATAA